The following are encoded in a window of Persicobacter psychrovividus genomic DNA:
- a CDS encoding phospholipid scramblase-related protein translates to MDTTLNSVTDLNAFFVKEHVGMFKAANNYDILHPETQEILMTCREENLGIFTKIFRFTDYKRATPFNIELKDQQGRKILTIKRGISIFLSHVEVFDEKDQLIGYFKQKFFSIGGKFNLYNPQGEELCQLKGKWTSWDFRFVHGEKEFAHISKKWAGMAKELFTTADNYVLEISDQIPAQHPLRKMIIAAVMCIDMVLKE, encoded by the coding sequence ATGGATACTACTTTAAATTCCGTAACGGACCTGAATGCTTTCTTTGTAAAAGAGCATGTGGGCATGTTCAAAGCTGCTAACAATTACGACATTCTTCATCCAGAAACTCAGGAGATTCTGATGACCTGCCGCGAAGAAAATCTCGGTATTTTCACCAAAATTTTCCGCTTCACAGACTATAAGCGAGCAACTCCTTTTAATATTGAGCTGAAGGATCAGCAGGGCCGTAAAATCCTGACAATCAAAAGAGGCATCTCTATTTTCCTGTCGCATGTGGAAGTTTTTGATGAAAAAGATCAGTTGATCGGCTATTTCAAACAGAAATTCTTTTCCATAGGAGGAAAATTCAACCTGTACAACCCTCAGGGCGAAGAGCTTTGTCAGCTGAAGGGCAAGTGGACCTCCTGGGATTTCCGCTTTGTGCATGGAGAAAAAGAGTTTGCCCACATTTCAAAAAAATGGGCGGGCATGGCAAAGGAACTCTTTACTACCGCAGACAATTATGTGCTTGAAATTTCTGATCAAATCCCTGCACAGCATCCGCTAAGAAAGATGATTATTGCCGCGGTGATGTGTATCGATATGGTATTGAAAGAATAA